One Leptolyngbya sp. NIES-2104 genomic window carries:
- a CDS encoding calcium-binding protein: protein MSRDEERETRITMEIVVDAYGPEEQAMGWYYYLQDTMQFPFTATCVSKRRISPLKEGKTVEVVGMAPEDECEQEMFVEIEWEGDTLAVPLIQLEAIDADDETQQAIADWHYWVNQGYEFG from the coding sequence ATGTCTCGTGACGAGGAACGAGAAACAAGAATCACGATGGAAATTGTTGTCGATGCCTATGGACCTGAAGAACAGGCAATGGGTTGGTATTACTATTTGCAAGATACAATGCAGTTTCCCTTCACAGCAACCTGTGTCAGCAAACGCCGCATCTCTCCGCTCAAAGAAGGCAAAACAGTAGAGGTGGTGGGGATGGCTCCGGAAGATGAATGTGAGCAAGAGATGTTCGTTGAAATCGAGTGGGAGGGCGATACATTGGCAGTTCCTTTGATTCAGCTAGAAGCGATCGATGCCGATGATGAAACACAGCAAGCCATCGCAGACTGGCATTACTGGGTGAATCAAGGCTACGAATTTGGTTAA
- a CDS encoding reverse transcriptase/maturase family protein, whose amino-acid sequence MREAETVLDIIRGRGHHRSPLKDLYRQLYNPQLYLRAYGRIYRNKGALTKGTTAETVDGMSMDKIHAIIEAIRYERYRWTPVRRVYIPKKNGKTRPLGLPSWSDKLLQEVIRSLLEAYYEPQFSDSSHGFRPGRGCHTALSTIKRVWHGTKWFIEGDIQSCFDSIDSEILLKILQTDIPDNRFLRLIRNLLRTGYMENGRHTPTLSGTPQGSILSPILSNLYLNKLDQFVEQTLIPAYTKGQRRAHHAAYNHLTYRIRCLRQQGQIEAAHELEQLRRSVPANDPNDPNYRRLRYVRYADDFLLGFAGTKQEAEAIKEQLRTFLQEELKLELSEDKTLITHAHTEPARFLGYDISITHCDSKITTNRRSVNGGIALRMPISFMKDRCRFYMKRGKPIHRMERTHNTDYSIISQYQSEYRGYVQYYQLADNIAWLNQLHWVMRTSLLKTLAHKHKSSVAKMARRYRAKLKTAEGWRTCLEITVPRADKSPLIARFGGIPLKVNLTATIRDQALARHPLGRTELLQRLLADTCEICASTQNIEVHHIRKLADLNSAGRKSKPDRVHLMAARQRKTLVLCRKCHDDLHAGRPLRGQTERVTGEP is encoded by the coding sequence ATGCGTGAAGCCGAAACTGTTTTAGACATCATCCGTGGGCGAGGACATCATCGTTCACCGTTAAAAGACCTCTATCGACAACTGTACAATCCCCAACTCTACCTCCGCGCTTATGGGCGAATCTATCGTAACAAAGGCGCACTGACAAAGGGAACCACAGCGGAAACGGTTGATGGTATGTCAATGGACAAGATTCACGCCATCATCGAAGCAATTCGATATGAGCGGTATCGTTGGACTCCGGTTCGACGAGTCTACATTCCGAAAAAGAATGGAAAAACTCGTCCATTAGGACTGCCATCTTGGTCTGACAAACTACTACAAGAGGTGATCCGTTCTCTCTTGGAAGCCTACTATGAACCTCAATTCTCCGACTCGTCTCACGGCTTCCGCCCAGGACGAGGCTGCCACACCGCATTGAGCACTATCAAACGAGTGTGGCACGGCACCAAATGGTTCATCGAAGGCGATATCCAAAGCTGCTTCGACAGCATCGATTCAGAGATCCTGCTGAAGATTCTGCAAACGGATATTCCAGACAACCGTTTCCTGCGGCTGATCCGAAATTTGCTGCGGACAGGATACATGGAAAATGGGCGACATACTCCAACCCTAAGTGGGACACCGCAAGGGTCAATTCTGAGTCCCATCCTTTCCAATCTCTACCTCAACAAATTAGATCAGTTTGTCGAGCAAACGCTGATTCCAGCGTACACAAAAGGGCAACGACGGGCACATCATGCAGCTTACAACCACCTCACCTATCGCATTCGCTGCCTCAGACAACAGGGACAAATCGAAGCCGCTCATGAACTGGAACAGCTTCGTCGAAGCGTCCCAGCTAATGACCCGAATGATCCCAATTATCGAAGGTTGCGATACGTGAGATACGCTGATGATTTTCTACTTGGTTTTGCTGGAACAAAGCAAGAGGCAGAAGCAATCAAGGAGCAGCTTAGGACGTTTCTACAAGAGGAACTCAAGTTGGAATTGTCCGAAGATAAGACCCTAATTACCCATGCCCACACCGAGCCTGCCCGTTTCCTTGGATATGACATTTCGATTACGCACTGTGATTCTAAAATCACAACAAACCGTCGCTCAGTGAACGGCGGAATCGCGCTCAGAATGCCAATATCTTTCATGAAAGACCGCTGTCGGTTTTACATGAAACGAGGAAAGCCTATTCATCGGATGGAACGAACGCACAACACGGACTACAGCATTATCAGTCAATATCAATCGGAGTACCGAGGCTATGTCCAGTACTATCAATTGGCAGATAATATTGCTTGGCTCAATCAGCTTCACTGGGTGATGCGAACCTCCCTACTGAAGACATTGGCACACAAGCACAAATCGTCAGTTGCGAAGATGGCACGCAGATATCGTGCCAAACTCAAAACGGCTGAGGGATGGAGAACGTGTTTGGAAATTACCGTTCCACGAGCAGACAAGTCGCCCTTGATTGCTCGCTTCGGTGGAATTCCGCTCAAGGTCAATTTGACGGCAACGATCCGAGACCAAGCTTTGGCTCGACACCCACTCGGTCGAACTGAACTGCTACAACGACTACTAGCAGATACTTGCGAAATCTGTGCCTCGACGCAAAACATCGAAGTCCATCATATTCGCAAGCTTGCCGATCTGAACTCGGCAGGGCGCAAATCGAAACCCGATCGGGTGCATCTGATGGCAGCGCGGCAACGGAAGACCTTAGTGTTATGTCGAAAATGCCACGACGACCTTCATGCGGGTAGACCGCTACGAGGTCAGACGGAACGAGTGACTGGAGAGCCGTGA
- a CDS encoding DUF1016 N-terminal domain-containing protein: MPEAPENNSSDSTPNLYQTVLAEVSDLLESARREAAKTVNTLMTATYWELGRRIVELEQQGAERAEYGKQIVDRLAQDLSPKFGRGFKKSNLFQMRAFYLTYPDAAQPLSEEATNIFQTLSGKFPLPWSHYVKLLSVKNPEARAFYEAEALRGGWSVRQLDRQVSTQFYERTLLSRNKAAMLEKSSQSGEGEAIRPEDELKDPFVLEVRRDIWNDILGTAKRTLGRWCLS; this comes from the coding sequence ATGCCTGAAGCTCCTGAAAACAATTCATCAGATTCAACCCCTAACCTGTACCAGACAGTTTTAGCGGAGGTGAGTGACCTACTTGAATCCGCGCGTCGTGAGGCTGCAAAAACGGTAAACACTCTCATGACTGCCACTTATTGGGAACTGGGACGGCGGATTGTTGAACTGGAGCAACAGGGCGCTGAACGAGCGGAATATGGCAAGCAGATTGTTGATCGCCTCGCCCAGGATTTATCGCCAAAATTTGGACGAGGTTTCAAGAAGAGCAATTTGTTTCAGATGAGAGCGTTCTACCTCACCTACCCAGATGCAGCACAACCCTTGTCTGAAGAGGCGACTAACATTTTCCAAACACTGTCTGGAAAATTCCCGCTGCCTTGGTCTCATTATGTAAAGTTGCTCTCAGTCAAAAATCCAGAAGCGAGAGCGTTTTATGAGGCAGAAGCATTGAGAGGTGGCTGGTCGGTGCGGCAATTAGATCGGCAAGTCTCAACCCAATTCTACGAGCGGACGCTGCTATCGCGGAACAAAGCAGCCATGCTTGAAAAATCATCACAGTCTGGTGAAGGAGAAGCCATTAGACCAGAGGATGAACTGAAAGATCCATTCGTTTTGGAAGTGCGCCGTGACATTTGGAATGACATCCTTGGCACAGCCAAGAGAACACTTGGGAGGTGGTGTCTAAGCTGA
- a CDS encoding helix-turn-helix transcriptional regulator, whose amino-acid sequence MITTGHLIRQMREDAGLSQEQLAVKIGISSSTVRKWEKDLVTPSLSIHQWEAFAAAVKVPFSDLPTTIPRIA is encoded by the coding sequence ATGATAACAACCGGGCACTTGATTAGACAGATGAGAGAAGACGCTGGATTGTCACAGGAACAGTTGGCAGTCAAGATTGGAATTTCATCGTCTACCGTTCGGAAATGGGAGAAAGACCTAGTGACTCCATCCCTTTCAATTCACCAGTGGGAAGCGTTTGCAGCAGCAGTCAAAGTCCCGTTTAGTGATCTACCAACAACGATCCCTAGGATTGCTTAA
- a CDS encoding WGR domain-containing protein encodes MTSDQFPDLSSAIASVHLICVDSRSNHNKFWQGYVLPDGTVFAKYGRVNYKGQTHSYACANVVKAQTKLQQIVRDKKAKGYMEAEVDRTSDQSLNFEILGNRAKLIKAQIQQLEIDAAIVHEQTSVRFNPEKGQYQTGLGAVSHQTVAHAQTALDRVLYAQGSRNRQDLAQAVEAYLRLIPLPVGMSLNPTALIGNVTQVQTQRQVLETLKTGLDRIAEIRGQIQAALSAQAFEQIERSFWMNWGETEESEIDFDFSDTRSDCVLWD; translated from the coding sequence ATGACTTCTGATCAGTTTCCAGATCTTTCGAGTGCAATCGCCTCAGTTCATCTGATTTGCGTAGACAGCCGCAGCAATCACAATAAATTCTGGCAAGGCTATGTTTTACCCGATGGCACAGTCTTCGCGAAATATGGACGAGTGAACTACAAGGGACAAACCCACTCCTACGCCTGCGCCAATGTCGTAAAGGCACAAACGAAATTACAACAAATTGTGCGTGACAAAAAAGCGAAGGGCTACATGGAGGCAGAAGTCGATCGCACTTCCGATCAATCCCTCAATTTTGAAATTCTCGGCAACCGCGCCAAATTGATCAAAGCGCAAATTCAGCAACTCGAAATCGATGCCGCGATCGTTCACGAACAGACCTCAGTTCGATTCAATCCAGAGAAAGGGCAGTACCAAACTGGATTAGGTGCAGTGTCTCATCAAACGGTGGCTCACGCTCAAACCGCCCTCGATCGCGTCTTGTATGCTCAAGGATCACGAAACCGACAAGACTTAGCTCAGGCGGTTGAGGCTTATTTACGCTTGATCCCGTTGCCTGTTGGTATGTCGCTGAATCCCACAGCATTAATCGGAAACGTGACTCAGGTTCAAACTCAGCGGCAAGTTCTAGAAACGCTGAAAACAGGACTCGATCGCATTGCTGAGATTCGCGGACAAATCCAAGCAGCACTTTCCGCCCAAGCGTTTGAACAGATAGAGAGATCGTTCTGGATGAACTGGGGTGAGACAGAAGAATCTGAAATCGATTTCGATTTCAGTGATACGCGATCAGACTGCGTTCTTTGGGATTAA
- a CDS encoding Ycf34 family protein: MCICVNCQLVDRCITYHQVETSHQEVHRNQSPDFQPRQPQIRVHRQTEQMEFDVVNCGSFQAQEKFSNV; this comes from the coding sequence ATGTGTATTTGCGTGAATTGCCAACTTGTCGATCGCTGCATTACCTATCATCAAGTCGAAACCAGTCACCAAGAAGTTCATCGAAATCAATCTCCCGATTTTCAGCCGCGTCAGCCTCAAATCAGAGTCCATCGCCAAACTGAGCAGATGGAATTCGATGTTGTGAATTGCGGCAGTTTCCAGGCACAAGAAAAATTTTCAAACGTTTGA
- a CDS encoding AAA family ATPase encodes MAFDVAQLKLYFNAKMSTIAIDTRTASEPDLILRSLVTEYAVPKNLQVLHWDASLGVSGLETLTPQYKGKQLIGVVAVPGVKIATNLHMVEAVLRYIESACQTQAKGESDQQSRPTLFVLRDLYRYIAARDSNPAFVRLAVRVFNLLKRSQNSLIILHDGSRTPPIFQDLVVDMQNPLPLATEAEAIFEHRLKALQRSAKAQSQSFEVNLSEDDRKRLIRALLGMTPEGMDDAIQLVAIKRKRLEAQSIDDILEIKKQQFAARGIQYAKAPDVPVKGMPVLQSWAVTQAALLEPEAQESWNLPFPRGVLLVGYGGTGKTLGIKCLAKEWGLPILILDTSKLVQKELGASEENLRQTIAAAEAMAPSILFIDEMDKMFDGGSGSESDGGTTKRMFGYFLQWFQEHTSAVFVAATANRPGCFKPELLRRFSEVYHVPLPNLAARREIFQVQMQRYKLLSFDADLESPAVQALIEPLARHTDRYTGSEIHDIVFACAAQAYAQRRPGQVTIENLHAQIDRKPPRSLGDAEELTALDRWARNGQALCVAPETEEQIESDRTVVWEEN; translated from the coding sequence ATGGCATTCGATGTCGCGCAACTAAAGCTGTATTTCAACGCCAAAATGTCTACGATCGCGATCGATACCCGTACTGCGTCGGAGCCAGATTTGATTTTACGATCGCTTGTCACGGAGTATGCCGTACCGAAGAACTTACAGGTACTCCACTGGGATGCGTCGCTGGGTGTGAGTGGACTTGAAACGCTGACTCCGCAGTACAAAGGCAAACAACTTATTGGAGTGGTTGCCGTCCCAGGCGTGAAAATCGCGACGAATCTGCACATGGTTGAAGCGGTGTTGCGCTACATCGAATCTGCTTGTCAAACTCAGGCAAAAGGTGAATCCGATCAACAATCGCGCCCGACCTTGTTTGTGCTGCGAGATCTCTATCGCTACATTGCGGCTCGTGACTCGAATCCCGCTTTTGTGCGGTTAGCAGTGCGCGTGTTTAATTTGCTCAAGCGATCGCAAAACTCTTTGATCATTCTGCATGACGGTTCGCGAACACCGCCGATTTTTCAAGATTTGGTGGTCGATATGCAAAATCCACTACCATTAGCAACCGAAGCCGAAGCAATCTTTGAACATAGACTTAAAGCTCTTCAGCGTAGTGCCAAGGCTCAATCTCAATCATTTGAGGTCAATTTGTCCGAGGACGATCGCAAACGATTAATTCGAGCATTGCTTGGCATGACTCCTGAAGGCATGGATGACGCGATTCAACTGGTTGCTATCAAGCGTAAACGACTCGAAGCACAGTCGATCGACGACATTCTCGAAATCAAAAAGCAGCAGTTCGCAGCAAGAGGAATTCAATACGCGAAAGCACCAGATGTTCCAGTTAAAGGAATGCCTGTGCTGCAATCATGGGCAGTTACACAAGCTGCATTACTCGAACCCGAAGCACAAGAAAGCTGGAATTTACCCTTTCCGCGAGGCGTTCTACTTGTGGGCTATGGTGGCACGGGTAAAACACTGGGTATTAAATGTCTTGCAAAAGAATGGGGACTGCCGATTCTAATTCTCGATACGAGTAAGTTGGTGCAAAAGGAATTGGGTGCATCTGAGGAAAATCTCAGACAAACGATCGCAGCAGCCGAAGCAATGGCTCCCTCAATTCTATTCATTGATGAAATGGACAAAATGTTCGACGGTGGCAGCGGGAGTGAGTCCGATGGCGGTACAACCAAGCGGATGTTTGGCTACTTTTTGCAGTGGTTCCAAGAACATACTTCGGCGGTCTTCGTGGCGGCAACTGCAAACCGTCCTGGGTGTTTCAAACCTGAACTCTTACGCCGATTTTCTGAGGTCTACCACGTTCCCTTACCAAATTTAGCGGCTCGGCGCGAGATTTTCCAGGTTCAGATGCAGCGATATAAGCTTCTTAGCTTTGATGCCGACCTCGAAAGTCCAGCCGTTCAAGCCTTAATCGAACCGCTTGCTCGCCACACCGATCGCTATACCGGAAGCGAAATTCATGACATTGTGTTTGCTTGTGCGGCTCAGGCATACGCTCAACGCCGACCCGGACAGGTGACGATCGAAAACCTACACGCACAAATTGATCGCAAGCCACCGCGATCTCTCGGTGATGCTGAAGAACTCACAGCCTTAGATCGTTGGGCGCGAAACGGACAAGCGCTATGTGTCGCACCAGAAACTGAGGAGCAAATTGAAAGCGATCGCACTGTCGTTTGGGAAGAAAATTAG
- a CDS encoding DUF2997 domain-containing protein: MSQIKIVRKRGQTMKVEVVGHQGESCTQLTKALTQLGASEVELKPEYHEQPVQIQTDISLGGL; the protein is encoded by the coding sequence ATGTCTCAGATCAAAATTGTTCGCAAACGGGGACAGACCATGAAAGTTGAAGTCGTCGGGCATCAAGGGGAAAGCTGCACTCAGCTTACAAAAGCGCTCACACAATTGGGTGCAAGCGAAGTTGAACTGAAGCCTGAATATCATGAACAGCCTGTCCAAATTCAAACTGATATTTCTCTAGGAGGTCTGTAG
- a CDS encoding DUF1257 domain-containing protein — protein MSHFATITTQLNNREALIEGLKTLLIERGIIAEVEVHEQPVKLISDYDRRSQAEAEIIIRRHHLHTPQRKSQLDVGFRWDVRQNCFVLVADAWDFNQNALGFAFPRTQRQHRTLSPIEHFNEEVQFYHDEAVIQRDYPVHLWNREDVVLDDGSIETTLTQIVSISDATVSAAW, from the coding sequence ATGAGTCACTTTGCAACGATTACGACACAACTGAACAATCGAGAAGCTCTGATCGAAGGGCTGAAAACCTTGCTGATTGAGAGAGGCATTATCGCAGAGGTGGAGGTACACGAGCAGCCTGTGAAGTTGATCAGTGACTACGATCGACGCAGCCAAGCTGAAGCTGAAATTATCATTCGTCGTCATCACCTTCATACTCCCCAGCGCAAATCTCAGCTAGACGTTGGCTTTCGATGGGATGTTCGCCAAAACTGCTTTGTGCTAGTCGCAGACGCTTGGGATTTCAATCAAAATGCACTCGGTTTTGCTTTCCCTCGAACTCAGCGGCAGCACCGAACGTTATCCCCGATCGAACATTTCAACGAGGAAGTTCAGTTCTACCACGATGAAGCAGTGATTCAGCGCGACTATCCGGTGCATCTTTGGAACCGCGAAGATGTTGTTCTCGATGATGGCTCGATCGAAACGACACTCACCCAAATTGTTTCGATTTCAGATGCGACGGTCAGTGCAGCCTGGTAA
- a CDS encoding O-acetyl-ADP-ribose deacetylase, with product MTVLDRIEITLADITKLQVDAIVNAANTSLLGGGGVDGAIHRAAGSELVEECRMLKGCKTGQAKITKGYRLPAKFVIHTVGPVWQGGNKGEPKLLASCYAESLKLAVQNSIKTIAVPAISCGIYAYPIGQACTIALRETLNFLNEQDANAAGATIEKVIFACFSNEVYTAYQTAVSQLD from the coding sequence ATGACTGTGCTTGACAGAATTGAAATTACGCTTGCAGATATTACGAAACTTCAAGTTGATGCGATCGTAAATGCGGCAAATACTTCTCTGTTGGGCGGAGGCGGTGTAGACGGAGCCATTCATCGCGCCGCAGGTTCAGAACTGGTCGAAGAATGTCGAATGCTCAAAGGATGTAAAACTGGACAAGCGAAAATCACGAAAGGTTATCGTCTGCCCGCTAAGTTCGTGATTCACACAGTCGGTCCTGTTTGGCAAGGTGGAAACAAGGGTGAACCAAAGCTACTCGCATCTTGCTACGCGGAGAGCCTGAAGTTAGCCGTTCAAAACTCCATCAAAACGATCGCGGTTCCGGCAATCAGTTGTGGAATTTATGCGTATCCGATTGGTCAAGCCTGTACGATCGCGCTGCGGGAAACGTTGAATTTTCTGAACGAGCAGGATGCGAATGCGGCGGGTGCAACGATCGAGAAAGTCATATTTGCGTGCTTCAGCAATGAGGTTTATACCGCGTATCAAACCGCCGTGAGCCAGCTTGATTAG
- the holA gene encoding DNA polymerase III subunit delta, with protein sequence MPSYYFYGNDEFAIEQAVHTLKQSLKLNSLISFTVQDAKESELNRILESALTVPFDSGNRFIWLQNPLAISTNHSLYPLLEAVLAAPLSATHLVFSSPAPPTQLFKRCTQISKFDRLPPWKTDQLHQWIQNTAHEYGLRLRSDSIQVLQQAIGNDSRALHHALEKLVLYSNGDESQLTPAVVGDLITSTTATALDLAQALIEGNQEKALRLFAQLMSLNEPVLKILRTLSNRFRLWLCVRSLLEAGMQDQGEIARIAEIRNPNQVYFLRQTLRNTTSDRLGDGLRAILQAEFEIKSSSSSQQDILNLLVLKLCSENTVKIDKSS encoded by the coding sequence ATGCCAAGTTACTATTTCTACGGCAACGATGAGTTTGCGATCGAGCAAGCCGTTCATACCCTGAAGCAGTCGCTCAAGCTTAATTCTCTCATTAGTTTCACCGTTCAGGATGCGAAAGAAAGTGAGTTGAACCGAATCCTCGAATCAGCTTTAACCGTACCTTTTGATTCAGGTAATCGCTTCATTTGGCTACAAAATCCTCTTGCTATTTCCACTAACCATTCTCTCTACCCGCTACTGGAAGCAGTTCTAGCCGCACCATTAAGCGCAACCCATCTTGTCTTTAGCAGTCCTGCCCCTCCGACTCAGTTGTTCAAACGATGTACTCAAATCAGCAAATTCGATCGCCTCCCGCCCTGGAAAACTGACCAACTCCACCAATGGATTCAAAACACTGCCCATGAATACGGTTTAAGGCTTCGCTCAGATTCGATTCAAGTTCTTCAGCAAGCGATCGGGAACGATTCTCGCGCTTTACATCATGCACTCGAAAAGCTCGTTCTCTACAGTAATGGAGACGAATCTCAACTAACTCCGGCTGTCGTTGGGGATCTGATTACTTCAACGACAGCGACTGCCCTCGACCTTGCTCAGGCTCTGATTGAAGGCAATCAGGAGAAAGCTTTGCGGTTGTTCGCTCAATTAATGAGTCTGAATGAACCTGTGCTTAAAATTCTTCGGACATTATCAAATCGCTTTCGACTGTGGCTTTGTGTGCGATCGCTTCTTGAAGCAGGAATGCAAGATCAGGGTGAAATTGCTCGGATTGCTGAAATTCGGAATCCAAACCAAGTCTATTTTCTGCGGCAGACACTCAGAAATACAACAAGCGATCGTTTGGGCGATGGTTTGCGTGCAATTTTACAAGCAGAGTTTGAAATCAAGTCGAGTTCTAGTAGCCAACAGGACATCCTGAATCTGCTTGTGCTCAAACTTTGTTCAGAAAACACCGTCAAGATCGATAAGAGTAGCTGA
- a CDS encoding ThiF family adenylyltransferase gives MQTVNTDYLDAKPIWLGEFDQVLFVLVGCGGNGSYMAETIARFCRLLIQQGKRAQALFFDPQTVEVKNIPRQRFSDAEIGLNKAQSLAARYSLLWGVDICAYPKVFQPDLLHSHYNWLTLIIGCVDDGPARNAIAQSLEQNSPAQLPKRWWLDLGNHRESGQVLLGSAPTSKHFSWAFQTPSHCLTLPSPALVHPEILLPRPDQLVNAPMSCAEIAMLNAQSQTVNGMCAAIASDYLNRLLFGQLKKWATYFDLEAGTTQTRYTSPQAIAKFAEP, from the coding sequence ATGCAAACCGTTAACACAGATTACCTGGATGCTAAACCGATCTGGCTCGGTGAATTCGATCAAGTTTTATTTGTTTTGGTCGGTTGTGGTGGCAATGGATCATATATGGCAGAAACGATCGCTCGGTTTTGCCGATTACTCATTCAGCAAGGTAAACGCGCTCAAGCTCTATTTTTTGATCCGCAGACTGTCGAAGTCAAAAACATTCCTAGACAGCGCTTCAGTGATGCCGAAATTGGACTCAATAAAGCTCAGTCGCTGGCGGCTCGTTACTCGTTGCTTTGGGGAGTAGACATCTGTGCTTACCCAAAGGTTTTTCAGCCTGATTTGCTCCACAGTCACTATAACTGGCTCACTCTGATAATAGGTTGTGTGGATGATGGACCTGCTCGAAATGCGATCGCGCAATCTCTCGAACAAAACTCACCCGCTCAACTCCCGAAACGCTGGTGGCTAGATTTAGGCAATCACCGGGAATCAGGACAAGTCTTACTCGGCAGTGCCCCAACATCGAAGCATTTTAGCTGGGCATTTCAAACCCCCTCACATTGTCTCACCCTACCCTCTCCCGCCCTGGTGCATCCTGAGATTCTTCTGCCTAGACCCGATCAGCTCGTCAATGCGCCCATGAGTTGCGCTGAAATTGCGATGCTGAACGCCCAGTCACAAACTGTAAACGGAATGTGTGCCGCGATCGCATCTGACTACCTCAATCGGCTGTTATTTGGTCAATTGAAGAAATGGGCAACCTATTTTGATTTGGAAGCAGGAACCACTCAAACGCGATACACGTCGCCGCAAGCGATCGCAAAATTTGCAGAACCATAG
- a CDS encoding sigma-70 family RNA polymerase sigma factor has product MTPNFSTIRDYLNQIGQYPLLTGDEEQEYGTQIQQMMAIVTRKQALAQSLDREPTLDELSQALQISTAEIQATLRRGNRAKSKMIQHNLRLVVSVIKKRRIHYSTEDFLDLMQAGSIGLDRAAEKFNPKLGYKFSTYATWWVRQFIAREVMDNGRSVRIPVHLHEKWYRMHKVHRQLTIRLSRSPTREEFATELEISVEQLHKLQETFRSIDSLDRPINSDSDDPLINFIDEQVDTLGCETPAELVDRTLLRNTIEQALGGLTQKQQIVMRLRFGLEGDPMTLEQIGQILNLTRERIRQIESKAKKILQRNPNLRQYIPDE; this is encoded by the coding sequence ATGACTCCTAACTTCAGCACAATTCGAGATTACTTGAATCAAATTGGTCAATATCCGCTACTGACAGGCGACGAAGAGCAAGAATACGGCACTCAGATTCAGCAGATGATGGCGATCGTCACTCGAAAGCAAGCTCTCGCTCAATCGCTCGATCGCGAACCAACGCTGGATGAGTTATCTCAGGCACTGCAAATTTCTACTGCTGAGATTCAAGCAACTCTACGACGAGGCAATCGGGCTAAGTCGAAAATGATTCAGCACAACTTACGCCTTGTGGTATCGGTTATCAAGAAACGCCGCATACATTACAGCACAGAGGATTTCTTGGACTTGATGCAAGCTGGCAGTATTGGACTCGATCGCGCCGCAGAGAAGTTTAACCCGAAGCTGGGATATAAATTCTCAACCTATGCAACTTGGTGGGTTCGCCAGTTCATTGCTCGTGAGGTGATGGATAACGGGCGTTCTGTTCGTATTCCAGTTCACCTCCATGAAAAATGGTATCGGATGCACAAAGTTCATCGACAGTTAACAATTCGCCTCAGTCGTAGTCCAACGCGAGAGGAATTCGCTACTGAACTCGAAATATCTGTTGAGCAATTACACAAGCTACAGGAAACGTTTCGATCGATTGATTCTCTCGATCGTCCAATCAACTCTGATTCGGATGATCCGTTGATTAATTTCATTGATGAGCAAGTAGACACACTAGGCTGTGAAACACCCGCAGAATTAGTCGATCGAACTCTTTTACGCAACACAATCGAGCAAGCACTTGGAGGCTTAACCCAAAAGCAGCAAATTGTAATGCGACTACGATTCGGGCTAGAGGGTGATCCGATGACACTTGAACAAATCGGTCAAATTCTCAATTTAACTCGTGAACGCATTCGTCAAATTGAATCAAAAGCCAAGAAGATTCTCCAACGTAATCCAAATCTTCGACAGTACATTCCTGATGAATAG